A single region of the Streptomyces sp. NBC_01262 genome encodes:
- a CDS encoding NADPH-dependent F420 reductase: MGFIGSGSIGRTLAQLAVEAGHQVVLSNSRGPETLVDTAAELGPRASTATSEEAAAAGDIVVVTVPVSAFPHVPAAPLAAKTVIDTCNYGPERDGHIPELDNKSLTSSELLLRYVPDALLVKAFNNIFFKHLLSLARPAGAADRSYLPIAGDSAPAKAAVTAFIESIGYNVVDAGALAGSWRQATGTPAWGTPYGPYSNEKGQPVGEHAIRAALATATR; encoded by the coding sequence GTGGGATTCATCGGAAGCGGAAGCATCGGCAGGACCCTCGCGCAACTCGCTGTCGAGGCCGGGCACCAGGTGGTGCTCAGCAACTCGCGCGGTCCCGAAACGCTCGTGGACACGGCCGCGGAACTGGGGCCGCGGGCGTCCACGGCGACGAGCGAAGAGGCCGCGGCGGCCGGTGACATTGTCGTGGTCACAGTGCCGGTCAGCGCCTTCCCCCACGTGCCCGCCGCGCCACTGGCCGCGAAGACGGTCATCGACACCTGCAACTACGGCCCCGAGCGCGACGGGCACATCCCCGAGCTCGACAACAAGTCCCTCACCTCAAGCGAGCTGCTTCTGCGGTACGTCCCGGACGCCCTGCTCGTAAAGGCGTTCAACAACATCTTCTTCAAGCACCTGCTGTCACTCGCCCGCCCGGCAGGGGCGGCCGACCGCTCCTACCTGCCGATCGCCGGGGACTCCGCGCCGGCGAAGGCGGCGGTCACCGCATTCATCGAATCCATCGGCTACAACGTGGTGGACGCGGGAGCACTGGCCGGCAGCTGGCGGCAGGCGACGGGCACGCCGGCGTGGGGAACACCGTACGGGCCGTACTCGAACGAGAAGGGCCAGCCGGTCGGCGAGCACGCCATCCGCGCGGCACTGGCCACCGCAACGCGGTAA